One window from the genome of Maridesulfovibrio ferrireducens encodes:
- a CDS encoding HDOD domain-containing protein yields MSLDEILESPRLMMKLSFPPVMLQLMEEAAKPEPDFSVLGKIISMDPALSTTILNLVNSPFYGLSQEVSDLKRAAIVLGTRELLNLAVTVSFQKHISDHLEKQDYKIYSDWMLTVWGAISAQLIASRICPEYADKMYLCCLLKDISLLFLRCAAPDEIPEMFSNDSVTRSYSGQAEAENDSWGMTHGALSQLLLSRWKLKTLECPSILHHHSLEELDSFDLPTQAVILGTKWAEMELGNSSAPFNVLQFEVQLQNALDMDEETIEDFRSVCRTKFQSMLNTLGMDEGGSGTHFYNHSIKTLQASYFMSLELLTAEGGVDSISRIIGRHVKLNWDINEWELVLKSPDFDKYYLYRVGESGLERVFSQVDKKDLKWTVRADGITISSRGVFLGEFRCLCPGLSESEKNDLKLYFRFIGQAYEHYSLRQHLLEGRAVTLETLPLGIARLDIQGSVLDMNDEMVRIIGGTGISGAKEFSELFNMGVGAGLGKGWAEFLADNSKTSFSKILCVRLRTGGIPRDACLYISAYKQKSGEDWLISVIMEDVREISETQIQALKQKDFLEGLIDSMRDVVFTVDVRGNIHYVSSRYSKIFLGRNLFDIATPSGAFTGRWGPELFEQPKSVVEVLMKRTDSTGLPFELVISKLEGAGEKYLIVARDMTAIRRLEEKLKKQAVFDGLTELFNHTQFNTMLGREITRSKRTGRPVGILFFDLDGFKKVNDTEGHQAGDDVLKSVAVILKEELRAGMDFPCRYGGDEFGVIVTEVRPESLEMIGNRIRMKIETKFSGRVTISGGMTVYEDGDSPVSMLKRADTAAYDAKDLGGNLLKWAKKES; encoded by the coding sequence CATGGACCCGGCTCTTTCAACTACCATACTTAATCTGGTCAACTCTCCTTTCTATGGTTTGTCACAGGAAGTTTCAGATCTTAAGCGTGCTGCGATAGTTCTGGGAACGAGAGAGTTGCTCAATCTTGCGGTTACTGTTTCGTTTCAAAAACATATTTCTGACCATCTTGAGAAACAAGACTACAAGATTTACAGCGATTGGATGCTCACCGTGTGGGGAGCTATTTCCGCTCAATTGATTGCTTCCAGAATTTGTCCTGAGTATGCTGACAAGATGTATCTTTGCTGTCTTCTTAAAGATATATCCTTGTTGTTTCTCAGATGTGCTGCCCCTGATGAAATTCCTGAGATGTTTTCAAATGATTCGGTTACAAGATCTTATTCCGGTCAGGCAGAAGCTGAGAATGATAGTTGGGGCATGACTCATGGAGCACTCAGTCAACTTTTGCTTTCTCGCTGGAAACTTAAGACTCTTGAATGTCCATCCATCCTGCATCATCATTCTTTAGAAGAATTAGATTCTTTCGATTTGCCGACTCAGGCTGTAATTCTGGGTACTAAGTGGGCCGAGATGGAACTGGGCAATTCTTCTGCTCCTTTTAATGTTTTGCAGTTTGAAGTTCAGCTTCAAAACGCTTTGGATATGGATGAAGAAACTATTGAAGATTTTAGAAGTGTTTGCCGTACTAAATTTCAATCCATGCTTAATACATTGGGAATGGATGAAGGTGGGAGTGGAACCCATTTTTATAACCATTCCATAAAGACACTTCAAGCCAGTTATTTTATGAGCCTCGAGCTTCTTACAGCCGAAGGTGGAGTGGATTCAATCTCCCGGATAATAGGGCGCCATGTTAAGCTTAACTGGGATATAAATGAATGGGAACTTGTTCTTAAGTCTCCGGATTTTGATAAATATTATTTGTATAGAGTCGGAGAGTCAGGACTGGAAAGGGTTTTCTCACAGGTTGATAAAAAAGACCTCAAGTGGACTGTGCGAGCTGATGGTATAACCATTTCCAGCCGTGGTGTTTTCCTTGGTGAGTTTCGGTGTTTGTGTCCGGGGCTTTCTGAGAGTGAGAAGAATGATTTAAAATTATATTTCAGATTTATAGGTCAGGCTTATGAGCATTACAGCCTAAGGCAGCATTTGCTGGAAGGGCGGGCTGTAACTCTTGAAACTCTGCCTCTCGGGATTGCCCGCCTAGATATTCAGGGCAGTGTTCTTGATATGAACGATGAGATGGTACGTATTATTGGAGGAACTGGAATCTCCGGAGCGAAGGAGTTCAGTGAATTATTTAATATGGGTGTCGGTGCTGGACTTGGCAAGGGATGGGCTGAGTTTCTTGCAGATAACTCCAAAACTTCTTTCAGCAAAATCCTTTGTGTAAGACTTCGTACGGGTGGAATCCCGCGTGATGCATGCCTTTATATTTCTGCATATAAGCAGAAAAGTGGAGAAGATTGGCTCATTTCGGTAATTATGGAAGATGTTCGCGAAATTTCGGAAACTCAGATTCAGGCGCTTAAGCAGAAAGATTTTCTGGAAGGTCTTATTGATTCCATGCGTGATGTTGTTTTCACTGTCGATGTTCGCGGAAATATACATTATGTATCATCTCGCTATTCCAAAATTTTTCTAGGACGTAATCTCTTTGATATAGCGACTCCCTCAGGTGCTTTTACCGGCCGATGGGGTCCTGAACTGTTTGAGCAGCCTAAATCTGTTGTGGAAGTTTTGATGAAAAGAACGGATTCTACTGGATTACCGTTTGAACTTGTCATCAGTAAGCTTGAAGGGGCGGGTGAGAAATATTTGATCGTCGCCCGAGATATGACTGCTATCAGAAGGCTGGAAGAAAAACTGAAAAAACAGGCTGTCTTTGACGGACTGACAGAGTTGTTCAATCATACTCAGTTCAACACGATGCTCGGCCGTGAAATAACCCGTAGCAAAAGAACCGGGCGTCCTGTCGGTATATTGTTTTTTGATTTGGACGGGTTCAAAAAAGTTAATGATACAGAGGGACATCAGGCCGGAGATGATGTCTTGAAAAGTGTCGCAGTTATTTTGAAGGAAGAACTCAGAGCAGGAATGGATTTTCCGTGTCGATACGGCGGAGATGAGTTTGGAGTGATTGTTACAGAGGTCCGGCCTGAATCCCTTGAAATGATAGGGAATAGAATTCGGATGAAAATAGAGACTAAATTTTCAGGAAGAGTCACCATCAGTGGCGGTATGACCGTTTATGAAGATGGAGATTCTCCGGTCAGTATGCTTAAGCGGGCTGACACAGCGGCATATGATGCCAAGGATTTGGGTGGTAATTTGTTGAAATGGGCGAAAAAAGAATCTTGA
- a CDS encoding phosphoribosylformylglycinamidine synthase subunit PurS: protein MLWRVEVGLKKNVRDVHGNKVSRKIREELGIEAGEVRTIKVYTVEGLEKADIDKVLELGVLHDPVLHIPSLTPLAADFAWNLEVGFRPGVTDNEGRTAKESLVLVINPEDAAKVKVYTSTQYIFSEKLEKEQIASIAKDLLANELIQRYEICSADEWEKSPGFEAKAAQVTGKASDEVAIIDLLAMNDDEMMAFSRANTLAMSIEEFHSIRDYYSDPEVLAERKKMGIDPNPTDAELEALAQTWSEHCKHKIFSSKIEYENRETGVSTTVDSLYKSCIQNTTKEIRKDKGDDDFCLSVFKDNAGVIKFNEKLNVCVKMETHNSPSALDPYGGALTGIVGVNRDPMGTGLGANLLCNTDVFCFASPFYEGELPPRLLHPRRVLEGVREGVEHGGNKSGVPTVNGSIVFDERYLGKPLVYCGTVGTMPVKVAGRLSHEKKAQVGDIIVMTGGRIGKDGIHGATFSSEELHEGSPATAVQIGDPITQRKMYDCLMRARDTGLYSAITDNGAGGLSSSVGEMAEDTGGCDLDLAKAPLKYDGLKPWEILVSEAQERMTLAVPPEKLDEFMALAKEMDVEATALGTYTDSGIYNIRYGDKPVAALRMDFLHDGVPQMQLKAVWDRPVVDFKGEPEVKDHTALLKDMLGRLNICSKEYVIRQYDHEVQGRSVVKPLVGKKQDGPADAGVLRPDLDSDKGLVVSHGICPKFSDLDTYWMMANAIDEAVRNAVAVGGDISHMAGIDNFCWCDPVQSETTPDGHYKLAQLVRANQALSHFSRAYGVPCISGKDSMKNDYKGGGVKISIPPTVLFSAVGIVPDVNKCVTSDFKNPGDFVYVLGITRNELGGSEVSSQLDFVHPSVPHVEALTALKRYETVQTAMSQGLISACHDLSDGGLGVALAEMSIGGRIGVEADLCSVPSEYGLSTLAILYSESASRFVVTVSPEHAQKFEALFEGQVFGRIGMTTGLDTFGLAEGTTGIVRSKIHLLADAFKGTLDW, encoded by the coding sequence ATGCTCTGGCGGGTTGAGGTTGGTCTTAAAAAGAATGTCCGGGATGTTCACGGGAATAAAGTTTCCCGTAAAATCAGGGAAGAGCTCGGCATAGAAGCCGGCGAAGTCCGGACCATTAAAGTTTATACTGTTGAAGGTCTTGAAAAAGCCGATATTGATAAGGTGCTGGAGCTTGGAGTTCTGCATGATCCTGTCCTGCACATTCCGTCTCTTACCCCTCTTGCGGCTGACTTCGCCTGGAATTTGGAAGTCGGATTTCGTCCGGGTGTAACGGATAACGAAGGTCGCACTGCAAAAGAATCTCTGGTTCTGGTTATTAATCCTGAAGATGCTGCAAAAGTTAAGGTTTACACCTCTACTCAGTACATTTTTTCAGAAAAGCTTGAGAAAGAGCAGATTGCATCTATTGCAAAAGATCTTTTAGCTAACGAATTGATTCAGCGTTACGAAATTTGTTCTGCTGACGAATGGGAAAAATCTCCCGGATTTGAAGCTAAAGCGGCTCAAGTCACAGGCAAAGCCAGTGACGAAGTTGCAATTATTGATCTTCTTGCAATGAATGATGATGAAATGATGGCGTTCAGCCGTGCAAATACTCTCGCCATGAGTATTGAAGAATTTCATTCCATTCGTGATTACTACTCTGATCCCGAAGTTCTTGCAGAACGCAAGAAAATGGGGATTGATCCTAATCCCACAGATGCTGAACTTGAAGCTCTTGCACAGACATGGTCTGAGCACTGCAAGCACAAAATTTTCAGTTCTAAAATTGAATACGAGAACAGAGAGACCGGAGTATCTACTACCGTAGACAGTCTCTACAAATCCTGCATTCAGAATACCACCAAGGAAATTCGTAAAGACAAAGGCGATGATGACTTTTGTCTGTCAGTTTTCAAGGACAATGCCGGGGTTATCAAATTTAATGAGAAGCTGAATGTTTGCGTTAAAATGGAAACTCACAACAGTCCTTCCGCTCTTGACCCTTACGGCGGAGCGCTGACAGGAATTGTTGGTGTTAACCGCGACCCTATGGGAACCGGACTGGGTGCAAACCTTCTTTGTAACACTGATGTTTTCTGTTTTGCTTCCCCTTTTTACGAAGGAGAACTTCCTCCGCGTTTACTTCATCCTCGCAGAGTTCTTGAAGGAGTTCGCGAAGGTGTTGAACACGGCGGTAATAAATCAGGTGTGCCTACTGTAAACGGTTCCATTGTTTTCGATGAAAGATACCTCGGTAAACCTCTTGTTTATTGCGGAACTGTCGGAACAATGCCCGTCAAGGTTGCCGGACGTTTGAGCCATGAAAAGAAAGCCCAGGTCGGCGATATTATCGTTATGACAGGTGGTCGTATCGGTAAAGACGGAATTCACGGCGCAACTTTCTCATCCGAAGAATTGCACGAAGGATCTCCTGCTACAGCTGTTCAGATTGGTGACCCTATCACTCAGCGCAAGATGTATGATTGCCTCATGCGCGCCCGTGATACCGGGCTATATAGTGCTATTACTGATAACGGAGCCGGCGGGTTGTCTTCTTCCGTTGGAGAAATGGCTGAAGATACCGGTGGCTGTGATCTCGATCTCGCTAAGGCTCCGCTTAAATATGACGGTCTTAAGCCTTGGGAAATTCTTGTTTCCGAAGCTCAGGAGCGTATGACTCTGGCTGTTCCTCCCGAAAAGCTGGACGAGTTCATGGCCTTGGCAAAAGAGATGGACGTTGAAGCAACTGCGCTCGGTACTTACACAGACAGCGGTATCTATAATATCAGATACGGTGATAAGCCTGTTGCAGCTCTTCGTATGGACTTCCTGCATGACGGTGTGCCTCAGATGCAGCTTAAAGCTGTCTGGGACCGTCCAGTTGTTGATTTCAAAGGTGAGCCGGAAGTTAAAGATCATACTGCTCTGCTTAAAGATATGCTTGGCAGACTTAATATATGCAGTAAAGAATACGTCATCCGTCAGTATGACCACGAGGTTCAGGGACGCAGTGTCGTCAAACCTCTGGTCGGTAAGAAGCAGGACGGTCCCGCTGATGCCGGTGTGCTGAGACCTGACCTTGATTCCGATAAGGGGCTTGTTGTCTCTCACGGAATATGTCCTAAGTTCAGTGACCTCGACACATACTGGATGATGGCTAATGCCATTGATGAAGCTGTCAGAAATGCCGTAGCCGTGGGTGGTGACATTTCACACATGGCCGGAATTGATAACTTCTGCTGGTGTGATCCGGTTCAATCCGAAACAACTCCTGACGGACATTACAAGCTTGCTCAGTTGGTCAGAGCTAATCAGGCTCTTTCTCACTTCAGCCGCGCATATGGCGTGCCTTGTATCTCCGGTAAAGACTCAATGAAAAATGACTACAAGGGCGGGGGCGTAAAAATATCCATTCCTCCAACGGTCCTTTTCTCTGCGGTCGGGATTGTTCCTGATGTTAATAAGTGCGTCACTTCAGATTTCAAGAATCCCGGTGATTTTGTGTATGTTCTAGGTATTACCAGAAATGAACTTGGCGGCTCGGAAGTTTCTTCTCAGCTCGATTTTGTTCATCCTTCTGTTCCGCATGTAGAAGCTCTTACTGCCCTTAAACGTTATGAAACAGTTCAGACAGCCATGAGCCAGGGGCTTATTTCAGCCTGTCATGACCTTTCTGACGGTGGACTCGGAGTTGCTCTTGCTGAGATGTCAATCGGCGGTAGAATCGGCGTAGAGGCTGATCTTTGTTCCGTTCCTTCCGAGTATGGTTTGAGTACTCTAGCTATCCTTTACAGTGAATCTGCAAGTAGATTTGTTGTGACTGTATCGCCTGAGCATGCTCAGAAGTTTGAAGCCCTCTTCGAAGGACAGGTTTTCGGACGTATAGGTATGACAACCGGACTTGATACTTTCGGCCTTGCAGAAGGAACAACCGGAATAGTCAGAAGCAAGATTCACCTTCTTGCAGATGCCTTCAAAGGCACTCTCGACTGGTAG
- the groL gene encoding chaperonin GroEL (60 kDa chaperone family; promotes refolding of misfolded polypeptides especially under stressful conditions; forms two stacked rings of heptamers to form a barrel-shaped 14mer; ends can be capped by GroES; misfolded proteins enter the barrel where they are refolded when GroES binds) has translation MAKAIEFNVTAREHLKIGVDTLADAVKVTLGPRGRNVVIEQSWGAPTITKDGVTVAKAIDLEDKFENMGAQMVKEVASKTNDIAGDGTTTATVLAQSIFAEGVKLVAAGRNPMSIKRGIDAAVSAIVDELNKLAKPTRDKSEIAQVGTISANSDSTIGEILAEAMDKVGKEGVITVEEAKSMKTELDVVEGMQFDRGYLSPYFATDTDKMVCEFEDPMILLCEKKVSSMKDLLPILEQVLKMSRPLLIVAEDIDGEALATLVVNRLRANLQVCAIKAPGFGDRRKEMLQDIAVLTGAQVVSEDVGLSLDAMTIDGLGTAKRIRIDKENTIIVDGAGSVDDIKARVRRIESQAADSTSDYDREKLQERLAKLVGGVAVIKVGAATEIEMKEKKARVEDALNATRAAVEEGIVAGGGTALVRCAKVLDDLKSGNDDELAGIGIIRRAVQQPLRMIAENAGFEGSIVVEKVAEGKDGFGFNAATGVYEDLIKAGVIDPKKVTRIALQNAASVSSLLLTTECSISDAVEDDE, from the coding sequence ATGGCTAAAGCTATTGAATTTAATGTAACAGCACGTGAACATCTCAAAATCGGCGTTGATACTCTCGCCGACGCTGTAAAAGTAACACTCGGACCCCGTGGTCGTAATGTTGTGATCGAACAGTCCTGGGGCGCACCAACAATCACCAAAGATGGTGTTACAGTTGCTAAAGCAATCGACCTTGAGGACAAGTTTGAAAACATGGGCGCACAGATGGTTAAGGAAGTTGCTTCCAAAACCAACGACATCGCCGGTGACGGTACAACTACCGCAACAGTCCTTGCTCAGTCCATTTTTGCTGAAGGTGTAAAGCTCGTTGCTGCCGGACGTAACCCAATGTCCATCAAACGCGGAATTGACGCCGCTGTTTCAGCTATTGTTGATGAACTCAACAAACTTGCTAAACCAACTCGTGATAAATCTGAAATCGCTCAGGTCGGAACAATTTCCGCAAACAGCGATTCCACAATCGGCGAAATCCTTGCTGAAGCAATGGACAAAGTCGGTAAAGAAGGCGTTATCACTGTTGAAGAAGCTAAATCCATGAAGACTGAACTGGATGTAGTTGAAGGCATGCAGTTTGACCGCGGATACCTTTCTCCTTACTTCGCAACTGACACAGACAAAATGGTCTGCGAATTTGAAGATCCTATGATCCTTCTCTGCGAAAAGAAAGTTTCCAGCATGAAAGACCTTCTGCCCATTCTTGAGCAGGTCCTCAAAATGTCCCGTCCTCTGCTCATCGTTGCAGAAGACATCGACGGTGAAGCTCTTGCAACTCTCGTAGTTAACAGACTCCGCGCCAACCTTCAGGTTTGTGCTATCAAAGCTCCTGGCTTTGGTGACCGCCGTAAAGAAATGCTTCAGGACATCGCTGTTCTGACCGGTGCTCAGGTTGTATCTGAAGACGTAGGTTTGTCCCTTGACGCTATGACTATCGACGGACTCGGAACTGCTAAACGCATCAGAATCGACAAAGAAAACACAATCATTGTTGACGGTGCCGGTTCTGTTGATGATATCAAAGCTCGTGTACGCAGAATCGAAAGTCAGGCAGCTGACTCTACTTCTGACTACGACCGCGAAAAATTGCAGGAACGTCTCGCCAAGCTTGTTGGCGGAGTTGCAGTAATCAAAGTCGGCGCAGCAACTGAAATCGAAATGAAAGAAAAGAAAGCTCGCGTTGAAGATGCTCTTAACGCAACTCGCGCAGCTGTTGAAGAAGGCATCGTAGCCGGTGGCGGAACCGCCCTTGTTCGTTGCGCTAAAGTTCTCGACGACCTCAAATCAGGTAACGATGACGAGCTTGCCGGTATCGGTATCATTCGCCGTGCTGTTCAGCAGCCCCTTCGCATGATCGCTGAAAATGCTGGTTTCGAAGGTTCTATCGTTGTTGAAAAAGTTGCTGAAGGCAAAGACGGCTTCGGCTTTAACGCAGCAACTGGTGTATACGAAGACCTTATCAAGGCCGGTGTTATCGATCCTAAAAAGGTTACCCGTATCGCTCTCCAGAATGCAGCATCAGTTTCCAGCCTTCTGCTGACAACCGAATGCTCCATCTCCGACGCTGTTGAAGACGACGAATAG
- a CDS encoding co-chaperone GroES yields MTLKPLQDRVLIKRLESEQKTAGGIIIPDSAQEKPMKGVVAAAGPGKDKAPMSVKEGDVVLFAKYAGNELSIDGEDFIIMREEEILAVVE; encoded by the coding sequence ATGACTCTCAAACCGTTACAGGATCGCGTACTCATTAAGCGTCTGGAAAGCGAACAGAAAACAGCCGGTGGTATTATCATCCCTGATTCCGCTCAGGAAAAGCCTATGAAAGGTGTTGTTGCTGCAGCCGGACCAGGTAAAGACAAAGCTCCCATGTCCGTAAAAGAAGGTGACGTTGTGCTCTTCGCTAAATATGCAGGCAACGAACTTTCTATTGATGGTGAAGACTTCATCATCATGCGCGAAGAAGAAATTCTCGCAGTTGTTGAATAA
- a CDS encoding HU family DNA-binding protein has translation MSKTVLVKKFREKLDMSAKDASAAIDGVLGAIEDGLKEEGNVTLTGFGTFKTVERSARTGRNPQTGQAIEIPASRGVKFAPGKFLKDAVK, from the coding sequence ATGAGTAAGACTGTTCTTGTTAAGAAGTTCCGGGAAAAATTAGACATGAGTGCTAAAGATGCTTCCGCAGCGATTGACGGAGTTCTCGGTGCAATTGAAGATGGGCTTAAGGAAGAAGGCAATGTGACCCTTACTGGTTTCGGTACATTTAAAACTGTTGAACGTTCCGCACGTACAGGTCGTAACCCTCAGACTGGCCAGGCCATTGAGATCCCTGCTTCTCGCGGAGTAAAGTTTGCCCCCGGAAAATTTCTTAAGGACGCAGTTAAATAA